The following proteins are encoded in a genomic region of Porphyrobacter sp. CACIAM 03H1:
- a CDS encoding immunity protein Imm33 domain-containing protein, whose protein sequence is MSDGIELPEGISLEDPRPIAAGAPYTYAMPWPQELAALEPGDAVQAIFRETAGGRRYGAERMWVTIERIEEGFVLGRLDNEPCDMPSIRLGDPVRLPLSHVISCTYSKGKQRPEVPKRRWYWERCFVDACVVEGRSHADYLYREEPDMTCEGDRDPDSGWRIRGTDEAIAEDERLGEKPMYIALGKVLNADDRWLHLIDRDIGCAFQWDAERAEYIELE, encoded by the coding sequence TTGAGCGACGGGATCGAATTGCCCGAGGGGATCTCGCTCGAAGATCCGCGGCCGATCGCAGCCGGGGCGCCCTACACCTACGCGATGCCGTGGCCGCAGGAGCTGGCGGCGCTCGAGCCCGGTGACGCGGTGCAGGCCATCTTCCGCGAGACCGCCGGCGGCCGCCGATATGGTGCCGAACGGATGTGGGTGACGATTGAACGCATCGAGGAAGGCTTTGTGCTCGGCCGCCTCGACAACGAGCCTTGCGACATGCCGTCGATCAGACTTGGCGATCCGGTCAGGCTCCCGCTGTCGCACGTTATTTCCTGCACCTACTCAAAGGGCAAGCAGCGTCCCGAGGTGCCCAAGCGCCGCTGGTACTGGGAACGATGCTTCGTCGATGCCTGTGTCGTCGAAGGCCGCTCCCACGCTGATTACCTCTACCGCGAGGAGCCGGACATGACCTGTGAGGGCGACCGGGACCCGGATAGCGGCTGGCGCATCCGGGGCACCGACGAGGCCATCGCCGAGGACGAGCGGCTTGGCGAGAAACCGATGTACATCGCTCTAGGCAAGGTTCTGAACGCGGACGATCGCTGGCTGCACTTGATCGACCGCGACATCGGCTGTGCCTTCCAGTGGGACGCGGAACGCGCCGAATACATCGAGCTCGAGTGA
- a CDS encoding RNA polymerase sigma factor yields MTEAIEQLYRQAGAQFAPALARLARSVERDADKACDLEQEMHCALWRSLARFEGQCALKTWVYRVAHNVAADHIARAVRGPRRVPLEEIEALPSPGNIEAEAGDALVLAQVGELIRRLPPVDMQVIVLWLEGETAAAIAEITGLSPGAVNVRVHRIKALLARHFNPDENPESDA; encoded by the coding sequence ATGACCGAAGCGATCGAACAGCTCTACCGGCAGGCCGGCGCGCAATTCGCGCCCGCGCTGGCGCGTCTCGCCCGTTCGGTCGAGCGTGACGCCGACAAGGCGTGCGATCTCGAGCAGGAGATGCACTGCGCGCTGTGGCGCAGCCTTGCCCGGTTCGAGGGGCAATGTGCGCTCAAGACCTGGGTCTACCGCGTCGCCCACAATGTCGCCGCCGATCACATCGCGCGGGCCGTGCGAGGGCCCCGGCGGGTGCCGCTCGAGGAGATCGAGGCGCTGCCCTCGCCCGGCAACATCGAGGCCGAGGCCGGGGATGCGCTGGTGCTGGCGCAGGTCGGCGAGTTGATCCGCCGTCTCCCGCCCGTCGACATGCAGGTGATCGTGCTGTGGCTCGAAGGAGAAACCGCCGCCGCCATCGCCGAGATCACCGGCCTCTCGCCCGGCGCGGTCAATGTCCGCGTCCACCGCATCAAGGCCCTGCTGGCCCGCCACTTCAACCCCGACGAAAATCCGGAGAGCGACGCATGA
- a CDS encoding penicillin-binding protein activator, giving the protein MKLWAGSIWAARLGHAAQRIASAVPARNVALAGAALLAAGCQVIPKTDVATTAPPAPAPEPSATALPTDTGRHRIALLVPMSGDTGPVGQAIANATTMALLDTGADNLRITTYDTSAGIGGAAQKAIADGNKLILGPMTSDAVPAVQMAARPAGVPVIAFANDASVASADVFVIGHLPEQSIRRTVQYARGKGAGRFAVLAPEGDYGTRAVSVLENALRDFGGALVRRESYARGNTSIVSAAARLRAAGGYDTVLIADSARLGVDAAGELNKSSRNRTRILGTELWSGDAALTRAASLEGALFAAVSDQRYARFADSYAARFGGQPYRVATLGYDAVLLTLRVARDWKVGTPFPKNELYDKGGFLGVDGAFRFGRGGVIERALEVREVRGGEVVPVDPAPTGFGK; this is encoded by the coding sequence ATGAAGCTTTGGGCGGGATCGATTTGGGCCGCACGGCTCGGGCACGCGGCGCAGCGCATCGCGTCTGCCGTTCCGGCGCGCAACGTGGCGCTGGCCGGCGCGGCGCTGCTGGCGGCGGGGTGCCAGGTGATCCCCAAGACCGACGTGGCGACCACCGCCCCACCCGCGCCCGCGCCCGAACCCTCGGCTACCGCGCTCCCGACCGACACGGGCCGCCACCGCATCGCCCTGCTGGTGCCGATGTCGGGCGATACCGGACCGGTCGGCCAGGCGATCGCCAATGCCACCACCATGGCGCTGCTCGATACCGGCGCGGACAATCTGCGCATCACCACCTACGACACCTCGGCCGGGATCGGCGGAGCGGCGCAGAAGGCGATCGCCGACGGCAACAAGCTGATCCTCGGCCCGATGACCTCCGATGCCGTCCCTGCGGTGCAGATGGCGGCGCGTCCGGCAGGCGTGCCGGTGATCGCCTTCGCCAATGACGCCTCCGTCGCCAGCGCCGATGTCTTCGTGATCGGGCACCTGCCCGAACAGTCGATCCGCCGCACCGTGCAATATGCGCGCGGCAAGGGCGCAGGCCGCTTCGCCGTGCTCGCCCCCGAAGGCGACTACGGCACCCGCGCGGTCTCGGTGCTGGAGAACGCCTTGCGCGATTTCGGCGGCGCACTGGTGCGGCGCGAGAGCTATGCGCGGGGCAACACCTCGATCGTCAGCGCCGCCGCAAGGCTGCGCGCGGCGGGCGGCTACGACACGGTGCTGATCGCCGATTCCGCGCGGCTCGGGGTCGATGCTGCGGGCGAGCTCAACAAGTCGAGCCGCAACCGCACCCGCATTCTCGGCACAGAACTGTGGAGCGGCGATGCCGCGCTCACCCGGGCGGCCTCGCTCGAAGGGGCGCTGTTCGCCGCCGTCTCGGACCAGCGCTACGCCCGCTTCGCCGACAGCTACGCTGCCCGTTTCGGTGGCCAGCCCTACCGGGTGGCGACGCTCGGCTATGATGCGGTGCTGCTGACCCTCAGGGTGGCGCGCGACTGGAAGGTGGGCACGCCCTTCCCGAAGAACGAGCTCTACGACAAGGGCGGGTTCCTCGGGGTCGACGGGGCGTTCCGGTTCGGCCGGGGCGGCGTGATCGAACGGGCGCTCGAGGTGCGCGAGGTCAGGGGCGGCGAGGTCGTGCCGGTCGATCCGGCGCCGACCGGCTTCGGCAAGTGA
- a CDS encoding vWA domain-containing protein translates to MFFNFVDELRAAGIGASFKEHLTLLEALDKDVIEQTPEAFYYLSRATFVKDEGLLDRFDQVFQKVFKGIMTDYGQNPVDIPEDWLKAVAEKFLTPEEMEKIKSLGDWDEIMETLKKRLEEQEKRHQGGNKWIGTGGTSPFGNSGYNPEGVRIGGESKHGRAIKVWEKREFKNLDNTKELGTRNIKMALRRLRRFAREGAADELDIPGTIEGTAKQGWLDIRMRPERRNAVKLLLFLDVGGSMDPFIKLVEELFSAATAEFKNLEFFYFHNCLYEGVWKDNKRRWQERTKTWDVLHKYGHDYKIVFVGDAAMSPYEITHPGGSVEHMNEEAGAVWLQRVTNTYPATVWLNPVPEKQWGYSQSTKMIKQLVGDRMYPLTLEGLDDAMRELSRKHGA, encoded by the coding sequence ATGTTCTTCAATTTCGTCGACGAGCTTCGCGCCGCCGGGATCGGCGCCTCCTTCAAGGAGCACCTCACGCTGCTGGAGGCGCTCGACAAGGACGTGATCGAGCAGACGCCCGAGGCGTTCTACTACCTTTCCCGCGCGACCTTCGTGAAGGACGAGGGCCTGCTGGACCGCTTCGACCAGGTGTTCCAGAAGGTCTTCAAGGGGATCATGACCGATTACGGCCAGAACCCCGTCGACATTCCGGAAGACTGGCTGAAGGCCGTCGCCGAGAAGTTCCTGACGCCCGAGGAGATGGAGAAGATCAAGTCGCTGGGTGACTGGGACGAGATCATGGAGACGCTCAAGAAGCGGCTCGAGGAACAGGAAAAGCGCCACCAAGGCGGCAACAAGTGGATCGGCACGGGGGGCACCAGCCCCTTCGGCAATTCGGGCTACAACCCCGAAGGCGTGCGGATCGGCGGGGAGTCGAAGCACGGCCGCGCGATCAAGGTCTGGGAAAAGCGCGAGTTCAAGAACCTCGACAACACCAAGGAACTCGGCACCCGCAACATCAAGATGGCGCTGCGGCGTCTCAGGCGTTTCGCACGCGAGGGTGCGGCGGACGAGCTCGACATTCCCGGCACCATCGAGGGCACCGCCAAGCAGGGCTGGCTCGACATCCGCATGCGGCCCGAACGGCGCAATGCCGTCAAACTGCTGCTGTTCCTCGATGTCGGCGGGTCGATGGACCCCTTCATCAAGCTGGTCGAGGAGCTGTTCAGCGCCGCCACGGCGGAGTTCAAGAACCTCGAGTTCTTCTACTTCCACAACTGCCTTTACGAGGGCGTCTGGAAGGACAACAAGCGCCGCTGGCAGGAGCGCACCAAGACCTGGGACGTGCTCCACAAATACGGGCATGACTACAAGATCGTGTTCGTGGGCGATGCGGCGATGAGCCCCTACGAGATCACCCATCCGGGCGGCTCGGTCGAGCACATGAACGAGGAAGCGGGCGCGGTGTGGCTGCAGCGGGTCACCAACACCTACCCCGCGACTGTGTGGCTCAACCCGGTGCCGGAAAAGCAGTGGGGCTATTCGCAGTCGACCAAGATGATCAAGCAGCTGGTCGGCGACCGGATGTATCCGCTGACGCTCGAGGGGCTGGACGACGCGATGCGGGAGCTGTCGCGGAAGCACGGGGCTTGA
- a CDS encoding serine hydrolase — protein sequence MIRSVFLGLALAAGTALAAPLAAQTQGPAPAAAQEQTALEARADQVVALLNGEVQPEAIFTAGFRAAIADAQIKALSANLTAQFGRAVEVAVLLPREGTRAALEIRFERGLAKGGIAITPSEDNRINELRFTSVDAVAVQGDTAESIAADLAALPGTVNALFAPLGGGAPVIGLDTARPLALGSTFKLYVLAALAEDVKAGRRKWSDVVPLSEKSYPSGRLQDWPKGAPVTLHTLAGLMISISDNTATDQLVRLLGQERLQKVLRDSGHANPAANDPFLTTREMFLLKAGSPALIEEWRRGGAVSRAAIAAMTGQTDLPLDSINAAFAGGPKALDIEWFASPADLARLFAHMRRTADPEAFRIMAINPSATETIKAKWPYIGFKGGSEPGVINLTWLLTGKDGRDWVLSLGWNNPAAVVDEGKFEALAQRILLLPR from the coding sequence ATGATCCGCAGTGTCTTTCTCGGCCTCGCGCTGGCGGCAGGAACGGCGCTCGCCGCCCCGCTCGCCGCGCAGACACAGGGGCCCGCGCCCGCCGCTGCACAGGAGCAGACCGCGCTCGAAGCGCGCGCCGATCAGGTCGTGGCCCTGCTCAACGGCGAAGTGCAGCCCGAGGCGATCTTCACCGCCGGCTTCCGCGCCGCCATCGCCGATGCCCAGATCAAGGCCCTGAGCGCCAACCTGACCGCACAGTTCGGACGGGCGGTCGAGGTCGCCGTGCTGCTCCCCCGCGAGGGCACGCGCGCGGCGCTGGAAATCCGCTTCGAACGCGGGCTCGCCAAGGGCGGCATCGCCATCACGCCCAGCGAGGACAACCGCATCAACGAGTTGCGCTTCACCTCGGTCGATGCGGTCGCGGTGCAAGGGGACACGGCGGAAAGCATCGCCGCCGATCTTGCTGCCCTGCCCGGCACCGTCAACGCCCTGTTCGCCCCGCTCGGCGGGGGCGCGCCGGTGATCGGCCTCGATACCGCGCGGCCTCTGGCGCTGGGGTCGACCTTCAAGCTCTATGTTCTCGCCGCGCTCGCCGAGGACGTGAAGGCGGGGCGGCGCAAGTGGAGCGATGTCGTGCCGCTCTCGGAGAAGAGCTATCCCAGCGGCCGGTTGCAGGACTGGCCGAAGGGCGCGCCGGTGACGCTCCATACCCTTGCCGGGCTGATGATCTCGATCAGCGACAACACCGCGACCGACCAGCTTGTCCGCCTGCTGGGGCAGGAGCGGCTGCAGAAGGTGCTGCGCGACAGCGGCCATGCGAACCCGGCCGCGAACGACCCGTTCCTGACGACGCGCGAGATGTTCCTCCTGAAGGCCGGATCGCCCGCGCTGATCGAGGAGTGGCGCAGGGGCGGAGCCGTCAGCCGTGCCGCCATCGCCGCGATGACCGGGCAGACCGACCTGCCGCTCGACTCCATCAACGCCGCCTTCGCGGGCGGGCCCAAGGCGCTCGACATCGAGTGGTTCGCCTCTCCGGCCGATCTTGCGCGCCTGTTCGCGCACATGCGCCGCACCGCCGATCCCGAGGCCTTCCGGATCATGGCCATCAACCCCTCGGCCACTGAAACGATCAAGGCCAAATGGCCTTATATCGGCTTCAAGGGCGGGAGCGAGCCGGGGGTGATCAATCTCACCTGGCTGCTGACCGGCAAGGACGGGCGCGACTGGGTGCTCAGCCTCGGGTGGAACAACCCGGCGGCGGTGGTGGACGAGGGCAAGTTCGAGGCGCTCGCCCAGCGGATCCTGCTGCTGCCTCGCTGA
- the parE gene encoding DNA topoisomerase IV subunit B: MADTSPDDLFANTPTSSGDYNASAIEVLEGLEPVRRRPGMYIGGTDDRAYHHLAAEVLDNAMDEAVAGHATRIEVRLDEGNRLSIADNGRGIPVDEHPKFPGKSTLEVILSTLHSGGKFSGKAYATSGGLHGVGISVVNALSSHTRVEVARDKQLYAQEFSKGVTQGPIQNLGPTPNRRGTTVTFVPDTEIFGERSFNPKRLFKLARSKAYLFAGVEIRWKCAPSLASDEVPAEAVFKFPGGLADHLAEQVGTRECVTAQPFTGSQDFPQVDGVQQGRVEWAIAWPLYSDGATSWYCNTVPTPDGGTHEQGLRTALTRALRAFGELVGQKKAKDITADDVMTGAEVMLSVFIRDPQFQSQTKDRLTSPEAARLVENAVRDHFDHFLADNMERGKALLGEVMERMDERLKRKQEREIKRKSATNAKKLRLPGKLTDCSGEGGRETELFIVEGDSAGGSAKQARDRKSQAILPIRGKILNVASATADKIRANSEIADLILALGCGTRKDCDAGNLRYDRIIIMTDADVDGAHIATLLMTFFFQEMPDIVRRGHLFLAQPPLYRLTAGKESRYARDDAHRAELEATVFKGRKVEVSRFKGLGEMNPQQLRETTMAPETRSLIRITLPQEFEQRAGIARLVDELMGRNPEHRFNFIQNRAGDVDRDLIDA; encoded by the coding sequence ATGGCCGACACCTCCCCCGATGATCTCTTCGCCAACACCCCGACCTCCAGCGGCGACTACAACGCCTCCGCCATCGAGGTGCTGGAGGGGCTGGAGCCTGTCCGCCGCCGCCCGGGGATGTATATCGGCGGGACCGACGACCGCGCCTATCACCACCTTGCCGCCGAAGTGCTCGACAATGCGATGGACGAGGCGGTGGCGGGCCATGCGACGCGGATCGAGGTGCGTCTCGACGAGGGCAACCGCCTCTCCATCGCCGACAACGGCCGCGGCATTCCGGTTGACGAGCATCCCAAGTTTCCGGGCAAGTCGACGCTGGAGGTAATCCTTTCGACGCTCCACTCGGGCGGCAAGTTCTCGGGAAAAGCCTATGCCACCAGCGGCGGCCTCCACGGGGTCGGGATCAGCGTGGTCAATGCGCTGTCGTCCCACACCCGCGTCGAGGTTGCGCGCGACAAGCAGCTTTACGCGCAGGAGTTCTCCAAAGGCGTTACCCAAGGCCCGATCCAGAACCTTGGCCCCACCCCCAACCGGCGCGGAACGACCGTCACCTTCGTCCCCGACACCGAGATCTTCGGCGAGCGCAGCTTCAACCCGAAGCGGCTGTTCAAGCTGGCGCGTTCCAAGGCCTACCTGTTCGCAGGCGTGGAAATCCGCTGGAAATGTGCGCCCTCGCTCGCGTCCGATGAAGTGCCTGCCGAGGCGGTGTTCAAGTTCCCCGGCGGGCTTGCCGATCACCTCGCCGAACAGGTCGGCACCCGCGAATGCGTCACCGCCCAGCCCTTCACCGGCTCGCAGGATTTCCCGCAGGTGGACGGCGTCCAGCAGGGCCGGGTCGAATGGGCGATCGCCTGGCCGCTCTATTCCGACGGGGCGACGAGCTGGTACTGCAACACCGTGCCCACGCCCGATGGCGGCACGCACGAGCAGGGCCTGCGCACCGCCCTGACTCGCGCGCTCCGCGCCTTCGGCGAGCTGGTGGGTCAGAAGAAGGCCAAGGACATCACCGCCGACGACGTGATGACCGGCGCCGAGGTGATGCTCTCGGTCTTCATCCGCGATCCCCAGTTCCAGTCCCAGACCAAGGACCGCCTCACCTCGCCCGAGGCCGCGCGGCTCGTCGAGAACGCGGTGCGCGACCACTTCGACCATTTCCTCGCCGACAACATGGAGCGCGGGAAGGCGCTGCTGGGCGAGGTGATGGAGCGCATGGACGAGCGCCTGAAGCGCAAGCAGGAACGCGAGATCAAGCGCAAGAGCGCCACGAATGCGAAGAAGCTGCGCCTGCCCGGCAAGCTCACCGATTGCTCCGGCGAAGGCGGGCGCGAGACCGAGCTGTTCATCGTCGAGGGCGACAGCGCGGGCGGCAGCGCCAAGCAGGCGCGTGACCGCAAGAGCCAGGCGATCCTTCCGATCCGCGGCAAGATCCTCAACGTCGCCAGCGCCACCGCCGACAAGATCCGCGCCAACAGCGAAATCGCCGACCTGATACTCGCGCTGGGCTGCGGCACCCGCAAGGACTGCGACGCGGGCAACCTGCGCTACGACCGCATCATCATCATGACCGACGCCGATGTCGACGGCGCGCATATCGCGACGCTGCTGATGACCTTCTTCTTCCAGGAAATGCCCGACATCGTGCGGCGCGGGCACCTGTTCCTCGCCCAGCCCCCGCTCTACCGCCTGACGGCGGGCAAGGAGAGCCGCTATGCCCGCGACGACGCACACCGGGCGGAGCTGGAGGCCACGGTGTTCAAGGGGCGGAAGGTCGAGGTCAGCCGCTTCAAGGGCCTCGGCGAAATGAACCCCCAGCAGCTGCGCGAGACCACGATGGCGCCCGAGACCCGCAGCCTCATCCGCATCACCCTGCCGCAGGAATTCGAGCAGCGCGCGGGGATCGCGCGGCTCGTCGACGAGCTGATGGGCCGCAACCCCGAACACCGCTTCAACTTCATCCAGAACCGCGCGGGCGATGTCGACCGTGACCTGATCGACGCCTGA
- a CDS encoding AAA family ATPase, which yields MSEQQQRFEGTKSYIATEDLKVAVNAAVTLRRPLLVKGEPGTGKTVLAHEISKALGAPLIEWNIKSTTKAQQGLYEYDAVARLRDGQLGEERVHDIRNYIKKGKLWEAFTSEKLPVLLIDEIDKADIEFPNDLLQELDRMSFDVYETQERIAAKERPIVVITSNNEKELPDAFLRRCFFHYIKFPDRETMQDIIDVHFPGIQKTLVKKAMDIFYDLREVPGLKKKPSTSELLDWLKLLLNEDMPLDVLQSSNPASAIPPLHGALLKNEQDIMLFERLAFMARRNPS from the coding sequence ATGTCAGAGCAGCAGCAGCGTTTCGAAGGCACCAAGTCCTATATCGCGACCGAGGATCTCAAGGTCGCGGTCAATGCCGCCGTCACCCTGCGCCGCCCGCTGCTGGTCAAGGGCGAGCCGGGCACCGGCAAGACCGTGCTGGCGCACGAGATCTCCAAGGCGCTGGGCGCGCCGCTGATCGAGTGGAACATCAAGTCCACCACCAAGGCGCAGCAGGGCCTCTACGAATACGACGCGGTGGCGCGCCTGCGTGATGGCCAGCTCGGCGAGGAGCGGGTCCACGACATCCGCAACTACATCAAGAAGGGCAAGCTGTGGGAGGCCTTCACTAGCGAGAAGCTCCCCGTGCTGCTGATCGACGAGATCGACAAGGCCGACATCGAGTTTCCGAACGACCTTCTCCAGGAATTGGATCGCATGAGCTTCGACGTCTATGAGACGCAGGAGCGTATCGCGGCCAAGGAACGCCCGATCGTCGTCATCACCTCGAACAACGAGAAAGAGCTGCCCGACGCCTTCCTGCGCCGCTGCTTCTTCCACTACATCAAGTTCCCCGACCGCGAGACGATGCAGGACATCATCGACGTCCACTTCCCCGGCATCCAGAAGACGCTGGTGAAGAAGGCGATGGATATCTTCTACGACCTGCGCGAGGTGCCGGGCCTGAAGAAGAAGCCCTCGACCAGTGAGCTGCTCGACTGGCTGAAGCTCCTGCTCAACGAGGACATGCCCTTGGACGTGCTCCAGAGCAGCAATCCCGCGAGCGCCATCCCGCCGCTGCACGGCGCGCTGCTGAAGAACGAGCAGGACATCATGCTGTTCGAACGGCTCGCCTTCATGGCCCGGCGCAACCCGAGCTGA
- a CDS encoding spinster family MFS transporter — protein sequence MATTADSVSGSQSVRLTLWILLTVYIFNFIDRQIVNILAEPIAVDLELSDTQIGLMTGLAFALFYTVLGIPIARLADRPTTSRPKLIAVALALWSGMTALCGVAQNFWQLLLARIGVGVGEAGCTPPAHSLISDMVPPEKRASALAFYSLGIPIGSLLGMVIGGLLADYLGWREAFVVVGLPGVALALVVWFVLKDPRRSDAAAQLRASSQSAALPLGQAVAEVMRSRAFVLLVLAGSAAAFLSYGKTTWTTIFFQRTHDMTPGQVGLWFGIIGGVGGILGTWLGGYLADRFGARNRRHVLTAPAVGMALAVPLAIAAYNAPSWPLALALIFVPQVCNSLYYGPCYSAAQGLVPIKARAIAAAALLFFQNLIGLGLGPLFFGMLSDWLQPAYGAESVRYVLYGAAVLGLVPAFFFWRCSLHLDAELDQKG from the coding sequence ATGGCCACCACAGCGGACTCCGTGTCCGGCTCGCAGTCCGTTCGATTGACCCTGTGGATCCTGCTGACGGTCTACATCTTCAATTTCATCGACCGCCAGATCGTCAACATCCTGGCCGAGCCCATCGCCGTCGACCTCGAGCTCAGCGACACCCAGATCGGTCTGATGACGGGCCTTGCCTTCGCGCTGTTCTACACCGTGCTGGGCATCCCCATCGCGAGGCTGGCCGACCGGCCGACCACGAGCCGCCCGAAGCTCATCGCGGTGGCGCTGGCGCTGTGGTCGGGGATGACGGCGCTGTGCGGGGTGGCGCAGAACTTCTGGCAGCTGCTGCTCGCCCGCATCGGTGTCGGCGTGGGCGAGGCAGGCTGCACGCCTCCGGCCCATTCGCTCATCAGCGACATGGTCCCGCCCGAGAAGCGCGCCTCGGCGCTGGCCTTCTATTCGCTCGGCATTCCGATCGGTTCGCTGCTAGGCATGGTGATCGGGGGCTTGCTGGCCGACTACCTCGGGTGGCGCGAGGCCTTCGTGGTGGTGGGGCTGCCCGGCGTCGCCCTCGCGCTGGTCGTGTGGTTCGTGCTGAAAGACCCGCGCCGCTCTGACGCCGCAGCCCAACTGCGTGCAAGCAGCCAGTCCGCCGCGCTGCCATTGGGTCAGGCGGTGGCCGAGGTCATGCGCTCGCGCGCCTTTGTGCTGCTGGTGCTGGCGGGCTCGGCGGCCGCGTTCCTGTCCTACGGCAAGACCACCTGGACCACGATCTTCTTCCAGCGCACCCACGACATGACGCCGGGGCAGGTCGGATTGTGGTTCGGGATCATCGGCGGGGTGGGGGGCATCCTCGGCACGTGGCTCGGCGGTTATCTTGCCGACCGCTTCGGCGCGCGGAACCGCCGCCATGTGCTGACCGCGCCGGCGGTGGGCATGGCGCTTGCCGTGCCGCTCGCCATCGCCGCCTACAATGCGCCGAGCTGGCCGCTCGCGCTGGCGCTGATCTTTGTCCCGCAGGTGTGCAACTCGCTCTATTACGGACCGTGCTATTCGGCGGCGCAGGGGCTGGTGCCGATCAAGGCGCGGGCGATTGCGGCCGCCGCGTTGCTGTTCTTCCAGAACCTTATCGGGCTGGGGCTGGGGCCGCTGTTCTTCGGGATGCTGTCGGACTGGCTGCAACCGGCCTATGGCGCGGAATCGGTGCGCTACGTGCTCTACGGCGCGGCAGTGCTGGGGCTGGTGCCGGCGTTCTTCTTCTGGCGCTGCAGCCTGCACCTCGATGCAGAGCTTGATCAGAAGGGCTGA
- a CDS encoding methyl-accepting chemotaxis protein yields the protein MNQLAIDTANAHALGMIPESCGAVTVGCTDVAGVVEAVIASSKTLRSEHEALAETVRALEADQSKVAEASDEARLLSERAIERLSEGTALIQSSLGQIASLIELVDTLGQHVTSFSAAMEQVRRSAQDIGEIAETTNILALNATIEAMRAGDAGRTFAVVASEVKSLASDTRKATEEIAATIDALGGEAEVVIGRIEAGSKASGEARASVARIESTIANVGALVEEVDKQNDVIARSTGTISSHVDKVQRVLTGFDAAARSNEDRLHGAHRKMEELEITASEMFDRIVHAGLSPEDSAMVAQAQAMMQELTAHTEAALAKGAVTMAALFDTEYQPVPGTNPQLYRTRLTDWAHAEWRPFLDRAKASDPRVLAAACTDMNGFLPTHLTERSRTPTGDINHDTQFCRNGRIMLEAIDRKAKVSSEAYMMAVYRQEGDGTTYRVVRNVYVPLVIGGRRWGDFELAYSFD from the coding sequence ATGAACCAGCTCGCCATCGATACCGCCAATGCCCATGCCCTTGGGATGATCCCGGAGAGCTGCGGCGCGGTGACCGTCGGCTGCACCGATGTGGCCGGCGTGGTCGAGGCGGTGATCGCCTCGTCCAAGACCCTGCGCTCTGAACACGAGGCGCTGGCCGAGACGGTTCGCGCGCTCGAGGCCGACCAGTCGAAGGTCGCCGAGGCGAGCGACGAGGCGCGCCTGCTGTCCGAGCGCGCGATCGAGCGCCTGTCGGAAGGCACGGCGCTGATCCAGTCGTCACTGGGCCAGATCGCCTCGCTGATCGAACTGGTCGACACTCTCGGCCAGCACGTCACCAGCTTTTCGGCCGCGATGGAGCAGGTCCGCCGCTCGGCGCAGGACATCGGCGAGATTGCCGAGACCACCAACATCCTCGCGCTCAACGCCACCATCGAGGCGATGCGCGCCGGGGACGCGGGCCGCACCTTCGCGGTCGTCGCGAGCGAGGTGAAGAGCCTCGCCAGCGACACCCGCAAGGCGACCGAGGAAATCGCCGCCACCATCGACGCGCTCGGCGGCGAGGCGGAGGTGGTGATCGGCCGGATCGAGGCGGGCTCCAAGGCCAGCGGCGAGGCGCGCGCCTCGGTCGCCCGGATCGAGAGCACCATCGCCAATGTCGGCGCCCTCGTGGAGGAGGTCGACAAGCAGAACGACGTCATCGCCCGTTCGACCGGGACGATCAGCAGCCATGTCGACAAGGTCCAGCGCGTGCTGACCGGGTTCGATGCCGCGGCGCGCTCCAACGAGGACCGGCTCCACGGCGCGCACCGCAAGATGGAAGAGCTGGAGATCACGGCAAGCGAGATGTTCGACCGCATCGTCCACGCCGGCCTCAGCCCCGAGGACAGCGCGATGGTCGCGCAGGCGCAGGCGATGATGCAGGAACTCACCGCCCACACCGAAGCCGCGCTGGCCAAGGGGGCGGTGACGATGGCGGCGCTGTTCGACACCGAATACCAGCCCGTCCCCGGCACCAATCCGCAGCTCTACCGCACGCGCCTCACCGACTGGGCCCACGCCGAATGGCGCCCCTTCCTCGACCGCGCCAAGGCGAGCGATCCCCGCGTGCTGGCCGCTGCCTGCACAGACATGAACGGCTTCCTGCCGACCCACCTCACGGAGCGCAGCCGCACCCCCACCGGCGACATCAATCACGACACCCAGTTCTGCCGCAACGGGCGGATCATGCTCGAGGCGATCGACCGCAAGGCCAAGGTCTCGAGCGAGGCCTACATGATGGCCGTCTATCGCCAGGAGGGCGACGGGACGACTTACCGGGTGGTGCGCAATGTCTATGTTCCGCTGGTGATCGGCGGCCGCCGCTGGGGCGATTTCGAGCTGGCCTACAGCTTCGACTGA